The Phormidium yuhuli AB48 DNA window AACGGCTATAGATCCAGATATTGAAACCCTAGAAGAAGATATCAGCCAGATTGACTTTCCTCTTCATCTTTTGGCTACCTTAGAAACTGAAGAAACAGAAATTTATCGTATTTGGTACGGCACGACCTTAAAACATATTAAACATCCCACTCGAATTCCTAAAAGTAAAGTCTCTTCTGTTGAACGGAGTATCAACTTAACGGTTACTCCCCTAACCAACCCAGAAGGCGGGGTACGTGGAGGGTTAGTCGTATTAGAAGATATTAGCCGCGAGAAGCGCATGAAAACGGCCATGTATCGCTACATGACACCGAATGTTGCTGAGCAGGTAATGGCGTTGGGGGAAGATGCGTTAATGGTAGGAGAACGCAAAGATGTAACCATTTTATTTTCTGATATTCGTGGTTACACCACTATGACAGAAAATTTTGATGCATCGGAGGTCGTGACGCTTCTCAATCAATATTTTGAAACTATGGTTGAGGCGGTGTTTAATTTTGAAGGAACGTTGGATAAGTTTATTGGCGATGCCTTGATGGCAGTGTTTGGGGCTCCCCTACCTTTAACGGAAAATCATGCTTGGATGGCAATTCGTTCGGCCCTAGATATGCGTCGGCGTTTAGCGGTGTTTAATCAGCAGCGAATCATTGAGAATCAGCCCAAAATTCAGATTGGCATTGGTATTAGTTCGGGGGAAGTTGTCTCTGGAAATATTGGCTCTCAAAAACGCATGGATTACACCGTGATTGGGGATGGTGTAAATTTAAGTGCTCGCCTAGAGAGTTTAACGAAAGAATATGGTTGCGACATCATCATTAGCGAATACACCTATAATTTGTGTGCCGATCGCATTTGGGTTCGAGAAATTGATAAGATTCGCGTCAAGGGGAAGAAAACCGCCAGTAGTATCTATGAGTTAATTGATGTTAAGAAGAATGATTTAGACCGAGAAACAATCAAGTTTTTACATTTATATAAAGTCGGACGAGAGGACTATTTGATGCGAAATTTCGAGCAGGCGATCGCCTGTTTTGAGGCAGCCTTACAATTACGTCCCCATGATAAGGCCTCTAAAATTCTCCTAGATACCTCGAAAGAGTATCTGTGCCATGAGCCCCCACCCGACTGGGATGGGGTGAGAACCATGACCCATAAATAGCCTCGGGGGGTTGGCGGAGGTGGAGACACCCAGTTTCTCCCGCATCTGTTTAGCGAACCCGACCTAAGTCCCACTCGCTAAACAGATACGAGGGGTGGGTTATGCCTTCTTCCCCCTTTTGCCTAATTTACCCTTGCTTCTCCTCCTTCTAAACCGAGGGATTCTAGCATTTCGTTGTCTTTTTCTGGGGGTTGCCCCATGGTGGTCAGATAATGACCAATTAACATCGCATTGAGTCCTGATTTGAGTCCTAGGGCCTGTAACTCACCCATGACGGCTTCCCGTCCGCCGGCATAGCGGAGAATGCGGGTGGGGAGGATGAGACGGAAAATGGCGATCGCCTTCAAGGCTTCATAGGGATCAAGCCGATCGCGATCGCCCAGAGGGGTTCCTTCCCGAGGATTGAGTAAATTCAGGGGAATCGACTCCACTTCCAACTCTCGCAGGGCAAAGGCTAAATCTAGGCGATCGCCCCAAGACTCTCCCATCCCTAAAATGCCCCCAGTACAGGCTTGAATCCCGGCGGCCTTGAGGTGTTTCACCGTCTCTACGCGATCGCGCCAACTGTGGGTACTGACAATCTCGGGGAAAAAGTTCTCTGAAGCTTCTAAATTATGGTTATAGCGCGTCACCCCAGCCTCAGCCAAGCGTTGAGCCTGTTCGGGAGTCACTTCACCCAAGGCACAACAGGGTTTAATACTCGTTTCGGCAATGATACGGCGGACGGTTTCTAAAACTTGCTCAAACTCTTGAGATTTGGGACTGCTATATTTAGGCCCACGACCTTGAGATACCAAACAAAAGCGTTTCGCCCCCGCCAGTTCCGCTGACTTGGCCTGGGCTAAAATCTCCTCTGGGGACTTCAAGCCATAAATGGGGGAATCTTCACCGGGATGATGGGCAGACTGGGAACAAAAGCCGCAGTTTTCCGAACAACTGCCCGATTTAACATTGACAATACTGCATAAATCCACCACATTGCCGCAGCATTCCTGGCGGACGCGATCGGCAGCAGCACAAAGAAGGAGGATGTTCTCCGTTCCCTCAATCTCCGTTAACTGCTGTGCCGTTTCCCGGTCGAGGGACTCACCCGCAATAAGGCGATCAGCCAATTGATTTAACCAGACCTCCAACGCCGGGCGATCGCCCCCAGACTCAGGGGGACACATCGGGGTTGAATCAGTTTTCGTCAGGGGGGTATGAACCACAGTCAATCTCTCCATGCAGCGCGATCAGCTCCCAATAGGGGCATTGCCGATTCTACCATTGATATCCTCGGCAACCCCCCGCTGACGCTGGATACATTTCGATACAAACTGCCGAAACCCCTCTCAGCGGAAGCTTAGATACAGCCTTCACTCCCCCACTCCTGGGGCCCTCGACCCTGTTGACAGCGGAACTGTTGTCCCACCCAAACCACCTCCCAATTCTGATCAGGACGTTGGGGGTCCCAGGTCATCTCAATGCGATAGCGCATACTATTGACTGAATCATCGGGTAGACCCATCATCGTATGTTTGATCACCGCTGTGTCCGAGGGGGGTGGGCCACCATAATCAATCATCACCGTTTCCTCGGCCCGTCCTTCCAGGGAAACGGGACGACTGAGGATGAGTCCCATGAGCGATCGCGGGTTTAGCTGGTCTTCCATTTGGTCCAGTTGATTACCCTCTATGAACTGGGACAAGTCCATCTCTCGATACTCCGAGCGATCGCCCCTGATTCCGTCCTCGGCGGCGTCTGACTCCGCTTCCGTCGCATTCACCGGAGTCTCGGGGGTCGGATCTTGAGCGATGTCCTGCACCTGATTACAGGCTAATTGACTCACCGCCAATAATGCTACGACTGCCCAATGCTTAACCATCATCAACAAGTCCTCACGTAAAGTTGTCTTGATGGGCCCTACAGTCGCTGTGACGGGAATTCCGCAAACTTGGGTGAGGGACAAACGGCTAGACTGAGGCAATAGCCGGGGTTTCAAGATTTTTTAATGCCGCCGCAGCCGCCTCAAAATTAAAGGGAAACGGCAGCTTTAGAGGACGATAATCTCGGGGGTGGGGGTCGGCGTGCCGCAGAACCGCATTGACCAAAACACAGGGGTCATCGCTGAGATTAATCGCCCCATGAGGAACACCCGGAGGAATCTGCACCACCTGGGGCTGTTGCTCACTCAGGGCAATATAGTCATAGCGACGATTCTGTAACACCACCAGCACCAAACTGCCCCGAACCACCAGTAACTGGTCGGTTTGACCATGATGGACAAACAAATCATCAACCGTCTGAGGGGCCACCTCAACCAACATCGTCTCGTGGCTGGATTGAGGGGTGTAGAACTGAGCCATCCCCCCCTGAAAGGAGTCCAAGGTGCGGATTTCGACCTGTCGTACCAGAGCCATAGGTCAGAACTCTCCTGGGTTGATTTTGTGCTACTTCTCATTGTAGCGCCCTATTTTTAAACTTTTGTGACAACCATCACAAAAAACGCACAAAACATGATATAGGTCACAACAGAAATCTTAGCCTCGCCGCCAGACCTTGACCGTCCCATCAGCCGTTCCACTGACGATCGCCCCCCCATCGGGACTCACCGCCACCGCCATCACCGCATCCCCCCCATCACAGAAAGAGGCGATCGCCCCCTGCTGTTCCAGACTCCAGAGTTTCACCGTCCCATCAGAACTGCCACTGACCACCGTATCCCCATCAGGACAAACCCGCAGCGTCGTCACCGAACCCCGATGGCCCTCAAACACCCCTTGTAACTCCCCAGTCGCCAGATCCCAAACCCGCAGCTTATGGTCACGACTGCCACTCACCAGGCGAGTTCCCCCCGCCGCAAAAGCGATGGCATTCACCGGGACCGACATCTCCGTCAACAGGCGATCGCGCTGAAACTGTCCCGTCTCCCCATCAAAGGACCAAACCACAATCGAGCCATCGGCCCCCGCACTCACCAACCCCGTCCCATCGGGGGTAAAGCGAACCGCCTCCACCCGTCCTTGGTCCACCACCGCGCGATCGCACAGCGTCGTGGTCATGCGGCGACGTTTCGGAGACAGCCGCACCTGCCAAACCTGTAAATACGCCTCAAACCAACTACTGACAATAAACCGGCCATCGGGACTCATCGAGAGCGATCGCACCGATCCCGCCTCCTCCGTCTCATCCGTGAGCGTATCCCCCAAAAACAAACTGCCATCCCAAGGTTTCTTAGCCGTTGGACGAAACTGGCGTAGGCCCTGAATATCCCATAACTTTACCGTCTTATCCCAACTGCCACTGGCCAACAACGACCCATCCTGACTGAGCGTTAAACTACAAACCGGACTCTCATGCTCCGTCAGGACCCCAATCAACTCCCCAGTTTTCAGATACCACACCGGAATCGTCTTATCAAAACTCGCCGCAATTAACAGTTCCCCATCGGGCGTAATCAACAAATCACTAATCCAATCCTGACAATCTTCCAGGGTAAACAAACAATGCCAAACCTGTTGCGGGAGTCCCGGGGCCGCCGCCGGGGGTTGAAAATCTGGCAGGCCCACTTCCGTCACTGCTGGCGGTTCCACCTCACCCTCTGACGCCGTCTCAACCGCCACCTGCGGACGGTTAATCTTATGAGAAATCGTCTGTGACCGCTCCCGAACTGGCTCAGGTCTCGGCTTGGTCGGCGGGGGTGTCACCCCCTTCTCTAGAGGTAACGATGGGGCCATCGAGCGATCGCGCTTCTCCGAGCGTCGTTCAATGGAAAACATAGGCACTGGCGTTGGCGTCACCCGCTCTGAGACCGCTGCTGTCGGCGTCTCTCGCGGCGTAGGAAAGGGCAAATCTAAGGAACTCGTCCCCGGCTTGCGAGTTTGCCCCGAGACATCCACCCCTGTCTCCGCCGTCTCTTCCCCAAGACCAACCTCCTCCGGTAGCGGCATCTCCTGAACCTGAATCGGGACCTCAATGGGAATCGTTGTTTGCCATTGCTGTCGTAACTGGCTCAACTCCCGAGAGACCTGAGTTAAACGATGCTCCAACCCATCCAAGCGTTGAGGAACCGGAGAATGATTCAGATAATCAATCGTATCGGCCAACGTCCGGTGTAACTGGTCATATCGCCCCTGAAGCTGCTGCAACTGCTGAGCCATCCCGGGTGATTCCCCCCGGGCCGAGGCTGCCACATCTAACGGCTGGGGTGAAGGAGGACGAGACCCCGGAGAGGTCGGGTTGGCCTCCAGTTGCTGGCGGTACAGCACATCAAACTCCTGAGCCACCTGATCCTGTAACTGGATAATCGCCGTCATCGCCTGCTGACTCAGCATGACTTCCAAGCGACGGCGATTGATTAAATTCAACAACAGGGACAGGGACAGGGGAACCCCAGCAAAGACAATCCGACTGGACACCGCCGCCACCAGCGTTCCGATGACAGCACTCACCCAACAGAGATATTCAGCAACTTCAAGTTGATTCGGCGATCGCATCAGCAGCAGAAAATGACGACGGAGCGGAAGCAGCAGCAAAAACTGCTCCTATCTTCGCATTTTGCCTGACCCTTACCACAGGCGATCGCACAATTCCCAGCTAGCCAACCCCCTAAAATCGAGCTAAACCCATCAACTTGAGGGGATTAGCCGACCCCAAAAAAAATCGCCTACACTAATAAAAGAGAATTTTTTGGACTATCCCCTCCCCGGTCATCATTAAGTCCGATTCGTCCCATCATTCCCCATGATCCATGAGTCCCCTAACCTCCCTGTCCATTCCCTCCCCTGCCATGCTCCACGATCGCCTACGTCCCGAGATTCGCGCCCTACAACCCCAACTCGTTCAATGGCGGCGACATCTCCACCAACGACCGGAATTAGGCTTCCAAGAACAACTCACCAGTGACTTTATCGCCAAAAAACTCAGGGAGTGGGGCAT harbors:
- the bioB gene encoding biotin synthase BioB — encoded protein: MCPPESGGDRPALEVWLNQLADRLIAGESLDRETAQQLTEIEGTENILLLCAAADRVRQECCGNVVDLCSIVNVKSGSCSENCGFCSQSAHHPGEDSPIYGLKSPEEILAQAKSAELAGAKRFCLVSQGRGPKYSSPKSQEFEQVLETVRRIIAETSIKPCCALGEVTPEQAQRLAEAGVTRYNHNLEASENFFPEIVSTHSWRDRVETVKHLKAAGIQACTGGILGMGESWGDRLDLAFALRELEVESIPLNLLNPREGTPLGDRDRLDPYEALKAIAIFRLILPTRILRYAGGREAVMGELQALGLKSGLNAMLIGHYLTTMGQPPEKDNEMLESLGLEGGEARVN
- a CDS encoding cupin domain-containing protein → MALVRQVEIRTLDSFQGGMAQFYTPQSSHETMLVEVAPQTVDDLFVHHGQTDQLLVVRGSLVLVVLQNRRYDYIALSEQQPQVVQIPPGVPHGAINLSDDPCVLVNAVLRHADPHPRDYRPLKLPFPFNFEAAAAALKNLETPAIASV
- a CDS encoding WD40 repeat domain-containing protein is translated as MLLLPLRRHFLLLMRSPNQLEVAEYLCWVSAVIGTLVAAVSSRIVFAGVPLSLSLLLNLINRRRLEVMLSQQAMTAIIQLQDQVAQEFDVLYRQQLEANPTSPGSRPPSPQPLDVAASARGESPGMAQQLQQLQGRYDQLHRTLADTIDYLNHSPVPQRLDGLEHRLTQVSRELSQLRQQWQTTIPIEVPIQVQEMPLPEEVGLGEETAETGVDVSGQTRKPGTSSLDLPFPTPRETPTAAVSERVTPTPVPMFSIERRSEKRDRSMAPSLPLEKGVTPPPTKPRPEPVRERSQTISHKINRPQVAVETASEGEVEPPAVTEVGLPDFQPPAAAPGLPQQVWHCLFTLEDCQDWISDLLITPDGELLIAASFDKTIPVWYLKTGELIGVLTEHESPVCSLTLSQDGSLLASGSWDKTVKLWDIQGLRQFRPTAKKPWDGSLFLGDTLTDETEEAGSVRSLSMSPDGRFIVSSWFEAYLQVWQVRLSPKRRRMTTTLCDRAVVDQGRVEAVRFTPDGTGLVSAGADGSIVVWSFDGETGQFQRDRLLTEMSVPVNAIAFAAGGTRLVSGSRDHKLRVWDLATGELQGVFEGHRGSVTTLRVCPDGDTVVSGSSDGTVKLWSLEQQGAIASFCDGGDAVMAVAVSPDGGAIVSGTADGTVKVWRRG